Proteins from one Shewanella pealeana ATCC 700345 genomic window:
- a CDS encoding ligand-binding sensor domain-containing protein, giving the protein MEEDIILALLIDHQDFMWVGTKNGLFVYDGYQVQKHIPQPSAPNSLSALDIRNIYQSSDHTIWVSTNSGGLNKYVPQSNTFVHYRHQSEQQNSISNDSVYDVVEGPDGHLWIATQIGLNRLNRSTGEITRFYHEASDPTSLPNDYVYRLFLDSKQRLWLGTIGAGLAYWDSAEQAFIRVPLPAGGHDDIFAITEDTSQNLWIGSRNGLLKMGPQRDNVEQIYLTPSSAQQPLIIKLHLTQKNTLAIGTSGYGLMILDLTNNQLVSEYKKPQAAKGTATSIVENSQGTLFVGTWGAGIQRIEPKVPYVSLITKPDNKALPAIRNISALYTDQTNNKTWVGTSGTGLHWLDQDSGQILKVQSPLAQHLVEGVHSITQLSNGQLYVGTSQGLWQLSAQGETLAFFRHEPTNPNSIGKGYVRVIEPALDGNLWIGVGGTGLHHFNPSTGKFTAYRHQSNNKESISGNYITSLLVNGDEIWVGTRSSGLNRCQTRNWRCQRFKPNSELEQPLSHFYITDLAIDSKQQIWVGTDGGGLSKVVFDSDNKVEAFQAVSKHLGFVGQSIISITPESDGNLWLTTKKGISFFNPSRQTAFNLGDDQLFHVGSFSQNARSQSSEYSYFGAINGVIRIERNRVITPELPAPIKFTKIEHESLPIPLMNIGIASDLELALPWGEVLTLEFSLLDFSEKSHDYEYRLTPSSPWQSLNNRKHMTFFNLDPGFHPLEVRGKGNNGQWSEPAKLNVQIVPPWWMKTWVRIAFIFVIILMFIAFHKMRIARWKKHSARLQALQEQKQIALDDVKSREQQLSTAYQGLRSLATQIQNAKEEERKSISRELHDQFGQTLTATKINLQLYKKFNYQEQERIDSAISITHTMIQQMRAISFNLRPALLDDEGLVAGVKLQLEKMSALIANPIEFSVSSDFPIVNQGITINVFRIIQESVNNAIRHADAKQICVSLIYHSEQLLIEIKDDGKGFDVEKAKQNTFSGIHLGLLGMEERVHSLSGKLMLHSSVTNGSIIKVVIPNV; this is encoded by the coding sequence GACATTATTTTAGCCCTGCTGATCGATCATCAAGACTTTATGTGGGTAGGGACTAAAAATGGACTGTTTGTCTATGATGGCTACCAAGTACAGAAACATATTCCACAACCCAGCGCCCCCAATAGCCTTAGTGCGTTAGATATTCGCAATATCTATCAAAGCAGTGATCACACTATCTGGGTTTCAACAAATAGCGGTGGGTTGAATAAATATGTGCCACAAAGCAATACGTTCGTCCATTATCGTCATCAATCAGAACAACAAAATAGCATCAGTAATGACAGTGTATATGATGTGGTAGAAGGACCTGATGGGCACCTATGGATTGCGACTCAGATAGGCTTAAACAGATTAAACCGCAGCACAGGCGAGATAACGCGCTTCTATCATGAAGCCAGTGATCCCACTTCATTACCCAATGATTATGTATACCGGCTCTTCTTAGATAGTAAGCAGCGGTTGTGGCTTGGCACCATTGGCGCGGGGCTCGCTTATTGGGACAGTGCAGAACAAGCGTTTATTCGAGTCCCGCTGCCAGCAGGCGGACATGACGATATATTTGCCATCACTGAAGATACGAGTCAAAACCTATGGATCGGGAGTCGTAATGGCTTACTAAAGATGGGTCCACAGCGCGATAATGTCGAGCAGATCTATTTAACGCCCTCTTCTGCACAGCAGCCACTTATCATCAAGCTTCACTTGACCCAAAAAAACACCCTCGCGATTGGCACCAGTGGCTACGGCCTTATGATATTAGATCTCACTAACAACCAGCTAGTTAGCGAGTATAAAAAGCCGCAAGCCGCTAAAGGAACCGCCACTAGCATAGTTGAAAACTCGCAAGGCACGCTTTTTGTCGGCACTTGGGGCGCAGGAATTCAGCGAATCGAGCCGAAAGTTCCCTACGTTTCATTGATCACTAAACCCGATAATAAAGCACTCCCAGCCATCAGAAACATTAGCGCGCTTTACACTGACCAGACTAATAACAAAACCTGGGTCGGCACATCAGGCACAGGCTTGCATTGGTTAGATCAAGACTCGGGGCAGATTTTAAAGGTGCAGTCCCCACTTGCACAACATTTAGTCGAAGGTGTACACAGCATCACCCAGCTAAGCAATGGACAGCTCTATGTGGGGACATCTCAAGGCTTGTGGCAATTATCGGCACAAGGTGAAACCTTAGCTTTCTTTAGGCACGAGCCGACTAATCCAAATTCTATCGGCAAAGGTTATGTCAGGGTCATAGAGCCTGCATTAGATGGAAACTTATGGATTGGTGTTGGTGGCACCGGGCTACACCACTTCAATCCCAGCACAGGAAAGTTTACCGCCTATCGGCACCAGAGTAACAATAAAGAATCTATCAGCGGCAATTACATCACCTCCCTCCTCGTCAATGGTGATGAGATCTGGGTAGGAACTCGCTCAAGTGGCCTAAATCGATGCCAGACACGCAATTGGCGTTGCCAGCGGTTTAAACCAAACTCTGAACTTGAACAACCACTGAGCCATTTCTATATCACAGATCTCGCCATCGACAGCAAACAGCAGATTTGGGTCGGAACCGACGGCGGTGGCTTAAGTAAAGTTGTATTTGATAGCGACAATAAGGTTGAAGCATTCCAAGCCGTGAGCAAGCACCTTGGATTTGTGGGGCAAAGCATCATCTCAATTACACCTGAGTCCGATGGCAATTTATGGCTAACAACAAAGAAAGGTATTTCGTTTTTTAACCCATCTCGACAGACGGCCTTTAATTTAGGCGATGATCAACTTTTTCATGTCGGTAGTTTTTCACAAAATGCCCGCTCACAGAGTAGCGAGTACAGTTACTTTGGTGCCATCAATGGGGTTATTCGTATTGAGCGCAACCGAGTGATAACTCCAGAGCTCCCCGCCCCGATCAAGTTTACCAAAATTGAACATGAGTCTTTGCCCATACCACTAATGAATATTGGTATCGCGAGCGATCTTGAGCTAGCTCTACCTTGGGGCGAAGTCCTCACTTTAGAGTTTTCATTATTAGATTTTTCCGAGAAGAGTCATGACTATGAATATCGTTTGACGCCATCAAGCCCATGGCAGAGTTTAAACAACCGAAAACACATGACATTTTTTAATCTAGACCCAGGTTTTCACCCGCTTGAAGTCAGAGGAAAAGGGAATAATGGCCAATGGAGTGAGCCCGCCAAACTCAATGTTCAGATAGTGCCACCTTGGTGGATGAAAACTTGGGTCAGAATCGCATTTATCTTCGTCATCATACTGATGTTTATCGCATTTCATAAAATGCGGATTGCCCGTTGGAAGAAACACTCGGCGCGACTACAGGCGCTGCAAGAGCAGAAGCAGATTGCACTCGATGACGTTAAAAGTCGTGAACAGCAACTGAGTACAGCCTATCAAGGACTTAGAAGTCTAGCGACTCAAATACAAAATGCTAAGGAAGAAGAGCGAAAATCCATTTCAAGAGAGTTACATGATCAGTTTGGACAAACGTTAACGGCCACAAAAATCAATCTTCAGCTCTATAAAAAGTTTAACTATCAAGAACAAGAGCGCATAGATTCAGCCATATCAATTACCCATACTATGATCCAACAGATGCGGGCCATCTCTTTCAATTTGCGCCCCGCTCTCTTGGATGATGAAGGCCTAGTCGCAGGGGTTAAGCTTCAACTCGAAAAGATGTCAGCCTTAATTGCTAACCCAATCGAGTTCAGCGTTAGCAGTGATTTTCCCATCGTTAATCAAGGGATCACCATTAATGTATTTCGGATCATCCAAGAGTCGGTCAATAACGCCATTCGACATGCTGATGCCAAGCAAATTTGTGTCAGCCTCATCTATCATAGCGAACAATTACTCATCGAAATAAAAGACGACGGTAAAGGATTTGATGTCGAAAAAGCTAAGCAAAATACCTTTAGTGGCATCCATCTAGGACTACTCGGTATGGAAGAGCGTGTGCATTCGTTATCTGGAAAATTGATGCTTCACTCAAGTGTCACAAATGGTTCAATAATTAAGGTGGTGATCCCTAATGTCTGA
- a CDS encoding S8 family serine peptidase produces MRKTTKTLIALSIGLSFATQAADQRYIIQVDEGHKGLVKALAKKVGGELNVDGSGFIAATFSGKDLSTVKGLLNNPHVKLVEEDQRRVPLSLYSDDIGDPSVTQLTPYAVYQSQADQLTLNPSAGTKVCVIDSGLDQSNPDFVWSSITGDSDSGTGNWYEHGGPHGTHVAGTIGAADNDFGVIGMAPGVDMHIIKVFNASGWGYSSDLAHAASLCSAAGANIISMSLGGGSPNTTEENAFKSFTSDGGLVIAAAGNSGNNVRTYPAGYTSVMMVGANDADNNIAVFSQFPACSTFSTGKGKKSKTEIIDGSCVEITAGGVSTLSTYPQGMAVNSNLEADGQSIASSAMENAGIVTAESYFMGTAEAIDASANGKVCLIDRGVISFHDKVKNCEASGGLGAVIVNNVDGMLYGTLGDANITEIPAVGAALADRGALHAATQMTVKIAASDYGFMSGTSMATPAVSGLAALLWSNHSGCTGTDIREALKASAFDAGESGRDDYFGYGIAKVADASAYLDNMGCNTTEPLEDIELSATTSFSKGKDRVSLTWSGASSSRVDVYRNGLIQTTTSNDGSHEDTLRNAYGIYTYSVCNAGTNHCSSNVSVNF; encoded by the coding sequence ATGAGAAAAACAACTAAAACCCTTATCGCCCTGAGTATAGGCTTGTCCTTTGCAACTCAGGCAGCGGATCAACGCTATATCATCCAAGTTGATGAGGGACACAAGGGATTAGTCAAAGCCCTAGCTAAAAAGGTAGGTGGCGAGCTTAACGTAGACGGCAGCGGCTTTATCGCAGCAACATTTTCAGGCAAAGACCTCAGCACAGTTAAAGGCTTGCTCAATAATCCACATGTTAAGCTTGTAGAAGAAGATCAACGCCGCGTACCGCTGTCGCTATACAGCGATGACATTGGCGATCCATCCGTCACACAGCTAACACCCTATGCAGTCTATCAATCACAAGCTGACCAACTCACATTAAACCCCAGTGCAGGCACTAAGGTGTGTGTAATTGATTCAGGGCTGGATCAATCTAATCCCGATTTTGTATGGTCATCTATTACAGGTGACAGTGACTCGGGCACCGGCAACTGGTATGAACATGGTGGCCCCCATGGCACCCACGTAGCCGGAACCATAGGCGCAGCTGACAATGACTTTGGCGTGATTGGCATGGCGCCAGGTGTCGATATGCATATCATTAAAGTCTTTAATGCCAGTGGCTGGGGTTATTCATCAGATTTAGCCCACGCCGCTAGCCTTTGTAGCGCAGCAGGCGCGAACATTATTAGCATGAGTCTAGGTGGCGGCTCGCCAAATACCACCGAAGAGAACGCCTTTAAATCCTTCACCTCTGACGGTGGCTTAGTCATCGCGGCTGCAGGTAACAGCGGTAATAATGTGCGAACTTACCCAGCAGGCTATACCTCGGTGATGATGGTAGGCGCAAATGATGCTGACAATAATATTGCCGTATTCTCACAATTCCCCGCCTGCTCAACCTTTTCTACCGGCAAAGGCAAAAAAAGCAAAACTGAGATTATTGACGGCAGTTGCGTAGAGATCACCGCTGGCGGCGTGAGTACCCTATCGACATACCCTCAAGGCATGGCGGTTAATTCCAACCTTGAAGCAGACGGACAAAGCATCGCCTCTTCGGCAATGGAGAACGCCGGTATCGTAACAGCCGAGTCGTACTTTATGGGAACAGCCGAGGCAATAGATGCAAGCGCTAATGGTAAAGTTTGTCTTATCGATCGAGGCGTTATCTCATTCCACGATAAGGTTAAAAACTGTGAAGCTTCAGGCGGTTTAGGCGCTGTTATCGTTAACAATGTCGATGGCATGCTATATGGAACATTGGGGGATGCCAATATCACTGAAATTCCAGCCGTAGGAGCCGCATTAGCCGATAGAGGCGCTTTACATGCCGCAACACAGATGACAGTTAAAATTGCCGCCAGCGACTATGGTTTCATGAGCGGAACTTCAATGGCGACCCCAGCGGTCTCAGGATTAGCAGCGCTGTTATGGTCAAACCATAGCGGTTGTACTGGTACAGATATCCGAGAGGCGCTAAAGGCCTCTGCATTTGACGCTGGAGAATCGGGCCGCGACGATTACTTTGGCTACGGTATCGCCAAGGTCGCCGACGCCAGTGCTTATCTCGATAACATGGGTTGTAACACCACTGAGCCGTTAGAAGATATCGAGCTCAGCGCGACAACATCATTTTCAAAGGGTAAGGATAGAGTGAGCTTAACTTGGTCTGGCGCTAGCAGCAGTCGAGTCGATGTTTATCGTAACGGCCTTATCCAAACCACAACAAGTAATGACGGCAGCCACGAAGATACATTAAGAAATGCTTACGGCATTTACACTTACAGTGTTTGTAATGCAGGTACCAACCATTGCTCTAGCAATGTCAGCGTCAACTTTTAA
- a CDS encoding response regulator, producing the protein MSEKITIILVDDHILVRAGIRSLLESIANVEVIQESGDGIEALSLLRAHEPTLLILDISLPGLNGLEVARSVTKMKTKTKILMLSMHSDIEYVAKALTIGSHGYLMKESAVDELETAISTLMSDKQYIGKNIDLQMVDKLKGDSNQDSDLIELLTSRQRQILQLIAEGYSTREIALRMNVSIKTVETHRAHIMSRLNIFDIAGLVRFAIRSKLICLNEEPH; encoded by the coding sequence ATGTCTGAAAAAATTACAATTATACTCGTCGATGACCATATATTAGTCCGAGCAGGGATCCGAAGTTTATTAGAGTCCATCGCCAATGTTGAAGTCATTCAAGAGTCAGGAGATGGAATTGAAGCCTTGTCGTTACTGCGAGCCCACGAACCGACACTGTTGATATTAGACATCTCCTTACCCGGCTTGAACGGACTCGAAGTCGCCCGTAGCGTCACAAAGATGAAGACCAAGACAAAAATCTTAATGCTGTCGATGCACAGCGACATTGAATACGTTGCAAAAGCACTCACCATAGGCAGCCACGGTTACCTCATGAAAGAGTCTGCCGTCGACGAACTCGAAACCGCTATTTCTACACTGATGAGTGACAAACAATATATAGGGAAAAACATCGATCTGCAGATGGTCGATAAACTCAAAGGCGATAGCAATCAAGACAGCGATTTAATAGAACTGCTGACTAGCCGTCAGAGGCAGATCTTGCAGCTGATTGCCGAAGGTTATTCAACAAGGGAGATAGCCCTACGCATGAATGTAAGTATTAAAACGGTTGAGACCCATCGCGCCCATATTATGTCCCGCCTCAATATATTTGATATTGCCGGTCTCGTGCGGTTTGCCATTCGTTCTAAACTGATTTGCCTCAATGAAGAGCCACACTAA
- a CDS encoding YeeE/YedE thiosulfate transporter family protein, whose translation MTLFVFSILLIGLLGYLAQTTGLCLVRGVNEALAGKPMFLLSIVMSGSLAWVSIVIGYLLDVKTPFISYEYSMLAVVGGFLFGLGASFNGGCGVSTISKLARGKLVMFFTITGWLAGWLLLATFSLEYQKSPYQIEPNLHTGILITLSGLILFCTIKMTKENRQLWLSMLGIGLCAGIVFLHEPKWTPSGLLKDVSLSLWYDKSEIWPDESRFILIAALLAGMVVAALHKKTFDLVALTSRSSLKHFLAGCLMGIGAAIASGGNDSQLLLGLPSLSPAGITTVFCMLLGIAGGLKLPAIIKR comes from the coding sequence ATGACTTTGTTTGTATTTTCGATACTTCTTATCGGTTTGCTTGGTTACTTAGCTCAAACAACTGGGTTATGCCTTGTTCGTGGTGTAAATGAGGCATTAGCCGGTAAACCAATGTTTCTACTTTCCATTGTAATGAGCGGCTCATTGGCTTGGGTTTCTATCGTTATCGGATATCTTTTAGATGTGAAAACACCTTTTATCTCATACGAGTACTCAATGTTAGCTGTAGTTGGCGGATTCCTCTTTGGGCTTGGCGCTTCTTTTAATGGTGGTTGTGGTGTTTCAACTATTAGTAAGTTGGCTAGAGGCAAGCTAGTTATGTTTTTTACAATTACTGGGTGGTTAGCAGGTTGGTTATTGTTAGCGACTTTTTCTCTAGAGTACCAAAAATCCCCGTATCAAATTGAGCCTAATTTGCATACAGGCATACTCATTACGTTATCAGGCTTAATTTTGTTTTGTACAATCAAGATGACAAAAGAGAATCGTCAGCTTTGGCTCAGTATGTTAGGAATAGGCCTGTGTGCAGGCATTGTTTTTTTGCATGAACCTAAATGGACACCGAGCGGGTTATTAAAGGATGTGAGTTTATCGCTTTGGTATGATAAATCAGAAATCTGGCCTGATGAAAGCCGTTTTATACTCATTGCAGCTTTATTAGCTGGTATGGTTGTAGCCGCATTGCATAAGAAAACATTTGACCTAGTAGCATTAACTAGCCGCAGTAGCCTAAAACACTTTTTAGCTGGCTGTCTGATGGGGATTGGGGCGGCTATTGCGAGTGGTGGTAATGATAGTCAGCTTTTGTTGGGCTTACCCTCATTATCTCCAGCTGGGATCACAACAGTTTTTTGTATGTTGCTTGGTATTGCTGGGGGATTAAAGTTACCAGCGATAATTAAACGCTGA
- the dndB gene encoding DNA sulfur modification protein DndB, whose protein sequence is MKSPQDGYCFSFPAVRGIQAGKPFYIATCPLSTIPKIFVFDEEEVPPELRAQRTLNKSRIPEMVRYLVENPKDYVFSALTVSVASTVIFEESDHNNTPNLGTLKVPMDAQILINDGQHRRAAIEAAIKEQPEIAHDNIAVLFFVDEGLKRSQQMFADLNKYAVKPSPSLAALYDSRDESAELARYLAQNVKPFEGFTEMEKSSISSKSGKLFTLSSLKQANRALLGKGVKDSFTEEEKQLAADYWQAVFAETPEWQMVINKELSPSQFRQEYVHAHGVGLHALGALGCSLITAQPDVWKETIKQLKNVDWRKSNPVWANRSMLHGKLSKASTNIMLTTNALKQSLSLSLTPEERALENKHIPSSEASNG, encoded by the coding sequence ATGAAAAGCCCACAAGATGGTTATTGTTTTTCGTTTCCGGCAGTCAGAGGTATTCAAGCAGGAAAGCCTTTTTATATAGCAACTTGTCCTCTTAGCACTATTCCCAAGATCTTCGTTTTTGACGAAGAAGAAGTGCCACCAGAGTTGCGTGCCCAGCGAACGTTAAACAAATCACGTATCCCAGAGATGGTACGTTATTTAGTCGAAAATCCAAAAGACTACGTTTTTTCAGCGTTAACTGTATCTGTTGCGTCTACAGTGATATTCGAAGAAAGTGATCACAACAACACCCCAAATCTAGGTACGTTGAAAGTCCCTATGGACGCACAGATCCTAATTAATGATGGACAACATAGACGTGCAGCAATTGAAGCTGCAATCAAAGAGCAACCAGAGATTGCACACGATAATATTGCAGTATTGTTTTTTGTCGATGAAGGACTAAAACGCAGCCAACAGATGTTTGCAGACCTAAACAAATATGCAGTTAAACCAAGCCCTTCTCTGGCAGCGCTTTATGATAGTCGCGATGAAAGCGCCGAGCTTGCAAGGTATCTAGCGCAAAACGTTAAACCTTTCGAAGGTTTTACTGAGATGGAAAAATCCAGCATAAGCTCAAAAAGCGGAAAGCTATTTACCTTAAGCAGCCTAAAGCAAGCTAACAGAGCTCTACTAGGTAAAGGTGTTAAAGACAGCTTTACTGAAGAAGAGAAACAATTAGCCGCAGACTATTGGCAAGCAGTATTTGCAGAAACACCTGAATGGCAAATGGTAATAAATAAAGAATTATCTCCTTCGCAGTTTAGGCAAGAGTATGTGCATGCGCACGGCGTTGGCCTCCATGCGTTGGGTGCATTAGGTTGCTCATTAATCACAGCGCAACCTGATGTCTGGAAAGAAACAATTAAGCAGTTAAAAAATGTAGATTGGCGTAAATCCAACCCTGTATGGGCCAACCGCAGCATGTTACATGGCAAGTTAAGCAAAGCGTCAACCAACATAATGTTGACGACAAATGCACTCAAGCAAAGCTTATCTCTATCATTAACGCCGGAAGAACGCGCTCTAGAAAATAAACATATACCAAGTAGTGAGGCATCCAATGGCTGA
- a CDS encoding HNH endonuclease domain-containing protein — translation MLPLPSSNKLDIPALSRIFDNTTNSYKLLFFRALLSLIQDGKTPDGKVNSTELAQYLLAHAWVPSVYFKLNLGTQDQIVQHLYDLNLVAVDLSQHKGKPFTLLFEKLAKTNNSKINKQVLKYVPYRLLQPFFSAELQGIKDAEKNNLTYELSQSQFDIVKPIYKISFIEDCNLPQLTLHPDWYEYLCNNIILVQGWAELNWTRYLQRKNPNTPSISNKLTLNTKRESLVKQRKFWDEFISQHQPKCIFTGEQLSTANYELDHFVPWSYVAHNQFWNLLPILNSCNSSKSNKLPDKCFLQDFTKLHFEAVTMAIKHRRIDIIDDYITILQCPKSELTDKLKFTGKLSHVLQTVLDSAGLQGFEPNWKWTKSESNQHCIPNQL, via the coding sequence ATGTTACCGCTACCGTCCAGTAATAAACTCGATATTCCTGCATTAAGCCGAATATTCGACAATACAACCAACTCCTACAAGCTACTTTTCTTTCGTGCTTTACTTAGCTTGATTCAGGATGGGAAAACGCCGGACGGAAAAGTTAACAGCACTGAACTGGCGCAATACTTATTAGCTCACGCTTGGGTACCATCAGTCTATTTTAAATTAAACCTCGGCACTCAAGATCAAATTGTTCAACACCTCTACGACCTAAATTTAGTAGCAGTCGACCTGTCACAGCATAAAGGTAAGCCCTTTACACTATTGTTCGAAAAGTTAGCCAAAACTAACAACTCTAAGATTAACAAACAAGTTTTAAAGTATGTGCCATACCGTTTACTTCAACCCTTCTTTAGTGCCGAATTACAAGGCATAAAGGATGCCGAAAAAAATAACCTAACGTATGAACTATCACAAAGTCAGTTCGACATTGTTAAACCTATTTACAAAATTTCCTTTATTGAAGATTGTAATTTACCCCAATTAACATTACACCCAGACTGGTATGAGTACTTATGCAATAACATCATTTTAGTACAAGGTTGGGCCGAGCTAAATTGGACTCGTTACTTACAGCGAAAAAACCCAAACACGCCTTCGATAAGCAATAAACTGACGTTGAATACTAAACGTGAATCATTAGTTAAGCAGCGGAAATTTTGGGATGAATTTATCTCGCAACATCAACCCAAATGCATTTTTACCGGAGAGCAACTTAGCACTGCCAATTACGAATTAGACCATTTTGTACCTTGGTCCTATGTTGCCCATAATCAGTTTTGGAACCTCTTGCCTATATTAAACAGCTGTAACTCGTCTAAAAGTAACAAACTACCAGACAAATGCTTTTTACAGGACTTTACAAAGCTACATTTTGAAGCTGTTACTATGGCAATAAAGCACCGACGTATTGACATCATTGATGACTATATAACCATCCTTCAGTGCCCAAAAAGCGAATTAACTGACAAACTGAAATTCACTGGCAAGCTGAGCCACGTATTACAAACAGTACTGGACTCTGCAGGCTTACAAGGGTTTGAGCCAAACTGGAAGTGGACTAAATCAGAGTCAAACCAACACTGTATACCTAACCAGTTATAA
- a CDS encoding DNA phosphorothioation-associated putative methyltransferase, with amino-acid sequence MDATKFNQLVSSVPLGKKLPEAIYLHKDCFPELDNSLTQFILAVGSALKIDPNEWHIVKLSRNEFRLSLLSYPTFFTEAYPSLTQSVTVDLNKLSHRIVDYKDSDNPPILHRKETMLPAQHECFDEFKAITEEGENAGLYQNSRMIGFKQSWLRTIEAHGYTLVDGRLFRSSAVIDQSNTTVTSIDRHKTAIVRHELSAPMKQLAKQGYLNGEHTIFDYGCGRGDDLTELEAHGLDALGWDPNFRPEAEKVKSDLVNIGFVINVIEDKVERDEALLGAWELTEKLLVVSAMLANDKFISQFTPYKDGVITSINTFQKYYAQSELKGYIERTLDENAIAIAPGIFYLFKDKLEEQRFLSGRFKRHHSWKQLTTPTPTSEEQARLLFTKHHNLLNRFWDKCLELGRLPALEEFTETPEIIAAIGNAKKALKLLLQVQGEQATKVFEAAIATRREDLLVYFALCQFEQHKGYTHLPNELKRDIKVFFDTYKVAQAEAKTLLYRIANTQEIEQACIEAHQILPASKLNDGHSLELHKQFLPLLPALLRVYVGAAVQLYGELDEIDIVKIHITSGKVSFMGYDNFDTSPLPTLRERIKVKMWQLDVDFFDYVDEHSRPPLINKHLLLTSTDETYKKQLSFDKRLSKLLGLNEHDNVFMSKCEFDSKLLMLNKKIIGFTIKSVT; translated from the coding sequence GTGGACGCAACTAAATTTAATCAACTCGTTAGCTCTGTTCCTTTAGGAAAGAAATTACCTGAAGCTATCTATCTACATAAAGACTGTTTTCCTGAGTTAGATAACTCCCTAACTCAATTTATTCTTGCAGTTGGCAGCGCACTTAAAATAGATCCGAATGAGTGGCATATAGTTAAGTTATCACGCAATGAATTCAGACTATCGCTACTCTCCTACCCGACCTTTTTCACAGAAGCTTATCCATCACTCACTCAAAGTGTAACGGTTGACCTGAATAAACTAAGTCACCGTATCGTTGACTACAAAGACAGTGACAATCCGCCAATCCTGCACCGCAAAGAAACCATGCTTCCTGCTCAACATGAATGCTTTGATGAATTTAAAGCAATCACTGAAGAGGGAGAAAATGCCGGGCTTTACCAAAATAGCCGTATGATCGGTTTCAAGCAAAGCTGGCTACGCACTATTGAAGCGCATGGCTATACGCTGGTAGACGGGCGATTATTTCGAAGCTCTGCAGTTATAGACCAAAGCAATACAACAGTAACAAGTATTGACCGCCATAAAACTGCGATTGTGAGGCATGAACTCTCTGCCCCAATGAAGCAACTCGCCAAGCAAGGCTACCTTAATGGCGAACATACTATCTTTGATTATGGCTGCGGTCGGGGCGATGATTTAACAGAACTAGAAGCTCACGGATTAGACGCCTTAGGCTGGGACCCGAACTTTCGACCAGAAGCTGAAAAGGTAAAGTCCGATCTCGTGAATATCGGTTTTGTTATTAATGTGATTGAAGATAAAGTTGAGCGAGATGAAGCACTCCTCGGCGCTTGGGAGCTTACAGAAAAGTTACTGGTCGTTTCTGCAATGTTAGCCAACGACAAATTCATCAGCCAGTTCACACCCTATAAAGACGGTGTCATTACATCAATAAATACCTTTCAAAAGTATTATGCTCAATCAGAGCTAAAAGGCTATATAGAGCGCACACTTGATGAAAACGCAATCGCCATTGCCCCCGGTATTTTCTACTTATTTAAAGATAAACTGGAAGAGCAACGTTTTCTTTCTGGCCGCTTTAAACGCCACCATTCATGGAAGCAATTAACCACTCCAACGCCAACAAGTGAAGAACAAGCAAGGCTACTGTTTACAAAGCATCACAATCTACTTAACCGCTTTTGGGACAAGTGCTTGGAACTTGGTCGTTTACCCGCTTTAGAAGAGTTTACTGAAACGCCAGAGATAATTGCCGCGATTGGAAACGCCAAGAAAGCACTAAAACTGCTGCTACAAGTTCAAGGTGAGCAAGCAACGAAGGTGTTCGAGGCCGCAATTGCAACAAGGCGAGAGGACTTATTGGTTTATTTTGCTCTATGTCAGTTTGAACAACACAAAGGCTATACACACTTACCCAATGAGCTGAAGCGAGATATAAAAGTATTCTTCGACACCTATAAAGTTGCCCAAGCAGAAGCTAAAACCCTACTCTACAGGATCGCTAATACCCAAGAAATAGAGCAAGCATGTATTGAAGCACATCAAATACTACCTGCAAGTAAATTAAATGATGGCCACTCGCTTGAACTGCATAAACAATTCTTGCCGCTTCTACCCGCCTTGCTGAGAGTTTATGTTGGCGCTGCCGTTCAGTTATATGGGGAGTTAGACGAAATAGACATCGTAAAAATCCATATAACATCAGGTAAAGTCAGCTTTATGGGCTACGATAATTTTGATACAAGCCCCTTGCCGACACTGCGAGAACGTATCAAGGTCAAGATGTGGCAATTGGATGTAGACTTTTTTGATTATGTTGATGAGCATTCTAGGCCACCTCTAATCAACAAACATTTGCTACTTACATCTACTGACGAGACTTATAAAAAGCAGTTAAGTTTTGATAAGAGGTTAAGCAAGCTGCTAGGGCTTAATGAGCATGACAATGTGTTCATGTCAAAATGTGAGTTTGACTCAAAGCTATTAATGTTAAACAAAAAAATCATTGGATTTACCATTAAATCTGTAACATGA